The following is a genomic window from Sporosarcina jeotgali.
GAAAAATATTGGCTTGTATATCCAAAATGCTGAAAGCCGAGATTGATAAAGAGGGCGTCCCATCTAAAGGTGTTCCTCAAGGTGGAATTTTATCGACTTTATTATCGAACGTGGTGCTCAATGACCTTGACCAGTGGGTTGCGGGTCAGTGGGAATTCTTCCCTCTTTCGAAAAACTATAAAACAAGAGAAGGTAAAGTGGTCGCTAAGAAGCGTACCGCTTTAAAAGAAGGATATCTTGTCCGTTACGCAGATGATTTTAAAATTCTTTGCCGAGATGGGAAAACAGCTCATAAGTGGTATCACGCAGTAAAGTTGTATCTCAAAGAGCGTTTAAAACTAGATATTTCACCTGAAAAGTCACAAATTGTGAACTTGCGGAAAAGAAAGTCTGAATTCTTAGGTTTTACAATAAAAGCGAATAAGAAAAGAAATAAAAGGGTTGCCCATACGGGCGTTAAAAAGAAAAAGCGGGAGAAACTCAAAGAACAAGCAAAAGTCCATATCTTACGGATAAAAGCCTCCCCAACCACTCAAAATGCTTTACGCTTTAATAGTTTTGTTTTAGGGATTCACAATTATTTTAAGGGAGCTACACATGTCAATCTAGAATTCTCACGTCTTGCTTACGATTTACAAGCCTTTCTGTATAACCGCCTTCGTCCTGTAGGGAAATACGGACGCCCAATCAGACCGAGTACTACTTATAAGAAGTACTTTAGCACAAGGTCTAAAACATTTGAGATTGCGGGGGTTCATCTTTTTCCCGTTGGAGATGTACGGACAGTAAATACGATGAATTTTAGTCCGACATTATCACTCTTCACGGAGGAAGGCAGAAAGAAAATTTACGATAAATTAAAGCCGGATGTTCGTTTGGAAATTAGTAATATAATGAAGGCTGTTCTTCCCAACCGAACGGTTGAATACATGGATAATCGCATTAGTCGCTTCAGTATGAAGATGGGGAAATGTGAACTTACAGGTTGGAATTTAACTGCTAGTGAAGTTCATTGCCATCATTATAGACCCAAACATCTTGGAGGAACGGATGAGTTTCGAAATCTCCGTATTCTTCATAAAGATATCCACCGGTTAGTTCATCGTATAGATACAGAAATCATCACATCTGAAATAAGGAAATTTGGTTTTACTTCTTCAATGATTAAGAAACTAAACCAATACCGAATGGAATGTGGGCTTGAAACGGTAGTATAATCTCACGTCAAAATGGAACGAAGAACTTATAATCAAGTATCCATCGATAGATGGAACGCAAAGTGCAAGGAAACTTGCACGCTTTGTGTGGAGCGGGGGAAAAGCTGGAGATGATTTCAAAGGCTTACCTATCGCAAACGTCATAGCCATCATACAATTTTGCATACATTTCATTTCCTATGGAGTCAGCCCAAACATCCGCTTCTTGCAAGCTATCGAATACAAAATTTTCTACTTTCCAGTTCAATGGAATCTCCTAACCTTCCTTTTCAAATCACTTACTGTAAAAACGATTAACTAACTCTCATTTAATCACTCTCTAGCATTATAATGGCCCGACTGCTATATCGTTTAATAATCCAGATACACACTTATACAGCAAAAAAACAAACGGTCTTAGCCAGGTAATTTGCAAAAGCTATCTAAATTCACGAACATTTCATTCCCTAGAATTCCCCCCTTTCTTAATCGGCCTTTAGCTTCTCGATTCGTTCCTGGTCAAGTGAAAAAGGAGTCGCACAAAAAAGCAAAAATCCCGCTAACAGATATAAAAAAATAATAAGTCCCAAGTTAGGATGTGCTTGTGTAAAGCGCAGCATTGCAGTGATTACAAGTCCCAACAGAACAATGACTGCAAGCACTTTCGGCAACTTGATGAGTTGCCTCCTTTTGCCGGGATTCACAAATACTGAAGTAATCCTCTCTTTCAATAAATGGCTGATTAAGAATAACAACACGGTACCAATCAGGAATGGCCAAAAAGCCAACGTGCCATATGTTGATCTAACAAAAGGCATCATTGCAAAAATAGAAGATCCGATAAGTGCCCAATACAATTGGAGGGAATTGTACCGCCTCGGTTCATACTTACTATACCGCTTCCATAATAGGAGAAGGCGGAAGATGATGAAAGTCTCAATTGCCAGATTGATGGGCAGCCAAAATAGAAAACGTCCTTCCGGTACGGCACTGGCACATAGCAGTAAAAAGACGTGCAGGAGAAAGGTAAAGAGAATAAGATTATCCGCTTTCACTGGCTTATTGGTATTTTGTTGTGAATTCATAGGATCCCCTACTTTTATATTTTACATAAGAAATAATAAAAAATAATTTAATTAATCAGCTGAAATATAGTCCTTATTTCATCCCAGCCATATACCAGTTCGGGAAGTTTCTTACCGCCTATCTCCACTTCAACTGTATCAATTTTTCTTCCGCCAAGTGATTCGTAAAACTTACGGGAATTAGTATCTTCCAAAACAAGAACAAGCATTGAGTTTATTCCAACGTCAATAATGTCTTTAATGATTGGCTTTACAAGGGCTGTTCCGATTCCTTTGCCCTGATACTTTTGTAAAATATAGATAGCGTATATCTCGCCATCATATCCTTTATACTTACAGCTTCTTTCTTTACCGCCTTTGGAAAATCCAACTATTTCTCCAATGCCGTTCTCCACTACATAAATATCGCCAAAAGGGATGGCATTGGTCCACATTTTTTCACGACTATCGTACGAAAGGTTAGATAAATATTCATCTGGAACTATATTGGAATATGTTGTTTTCCAACTATCGATGTGTACTGTAGCGATTCCGATAGCATCTGTTACAACTGCCTTTCTGATTTTAAAAAGGTCGTTATCCACTTATCTTCCCCCTTCGGATTCCTTAGTCTTGCCCGCTTCCTTAAGATCGGAAGCTGATTTTTGGTATAGATACGCCCCTGATAATTGAAGAACTGAGTAGTTAGATAGGTAAGTTAGGTAAAATTGTTTTTAATTCAATTAAATCATCTATGACTAGATTGGCCTGAGAAAGTTCATCTTCTTTCGCAAAATCAAAATTACATCCTATTGAAATTAACCCATTATCCTTAGCTGCTTTTATGTCTGATAGGCGATCCCCTACTACTGCTGCATTAGTAATCCCATACTTTTTTACAATACTCTGAACCAGGTCAGATTTATTTAATGATTCAATTTGCTGGATACTGAATGTCTCTGTAATCCAATTGTCCAAGTTATAATGACTCACTATGGCTTCTAGGTATACGGTTAACCCATTGCTTGCTATGTAGATTGAAAACTCATTCTCATGTAAATAACTTAAAACTTCCTTCGTATTAGGATACAAAGAACCGTTTCCATTTTTTATATTTCCAAGCAGTTTTTCAAGGAAATACGCATCTGTATATTCTCTTTCTTGAGTAGAGTGATCAGGTAACAGAGTTTCCCAAACTTGTGGCAAAGGAACTCCCATGATTTCACGATACTGCCGAATTGGCGTCGCTGCGTCCCATTTATCCATTGAACGTAAATGTTCAAAAGTATCATCCAGTGATATTTCTAATATTGTATCTGTTTGAAACAGTGTTCCATCCATATCAAAAATTACAGACTGTGACATTTCTTTTCCCCCCTTAACTATATGGCCTGATTCAGGCATACTGGATCTTCAATAACTGTCCCCAAGTGTGGAAGAAATAAAACTGATCTCACGATTAATTATATTCTACAAATCGTAACATTCCTTTTGATACAGATATAACATCCTC
Proteins encoded in this region:
- the ltrA gene encoding group II intron reverse transcriptase/maturase, which translates into the protein MSTLRYWDYYNMTGIFTDLYERASQQDTFSRLYETVTSRENILLAFRTIKSNKGSKTPGTDGKTIKDIKELSENELVKTIQTKLENYRPKKVRRVWIEKENGQYRPLGIPCILDRVIQQCFKQVLEPIAEAHFYKHSYGFRPLRSTHHAMARVQHLVNTANLHYIVDVDIKGFFDNVNHKLLIKQLWNLGIQDRKILACISKMLKAEIDKEGVPSKGVPQGGILSTLLSNVVLNDLDQWVAGQWEFFPLSKNYKTREGKVVAKKRTALKEGYLVRYADDFKILCRDGKTAHKWYHAVKLYLKERLKLDISPEKSQIVNLRKRKSEFLGFTIKANKKRNKRVAHTGVKKKKREKLKEQAKVHILRIKASPTTQNALRFNSFVLGIHNYFKGATHVNLEFSRLAYDLQAFLYNRLRPVGKYGRPIRPSTTYKKYFSTRSKTFEIAGVHLFPVGDVRTVNTMNFSPTLSLFTEEGRKKIYDKLKPDVRLEISNIMKAVLPNRTVEYMDNRISRFSMKMGKCELTGWNLTASEVHCHHYRPKHLGGTDEFRNLRILHKDIHRLVHRIDTEIITSEIRKFGFTSSMIKKLNQYRMECGLETVV
- a CDS encoding GNAT family N-acetyltransferase codes for the protein MDNDLFKIRKAVVTDAIGIATVHIDSWKTTYSNIVPDEYLSNLSYDSREKMWTNAIPFGDIYVVENGIGEIVGFSKGGKERSCKYKGYDGEIYAIYILQKYQGKGIGTALVKPIIKDIIDVGINSMLVLVLEDTNSRKFYESLGGRKIDTVEVEIGGKKLPELVYGWDEIRTIFQLIN